In Tachyglossus aculeatus isolate mTacAcu1 chromosome 10, mTacAcu1.pri, whole genome shotgun sequence, the following proteins share a genomic window:
- the ZNF865 gene encoding LOW QUALITY PROTEIN: zinc finger protein 865 (The sequence of the model RefSeq protein was modified relative to this genomic sequence to represent the inferred CDS: deleted 1 base in 1 codon), with product MEANAGGGGGGGIGGGEDGVHFQSYPFDFLEFLNHQRFEPMELYGAGGGGAAHDHPKAVATLPCPPPPPGPPQYDYVPPPPPPPPFDRPAPPPHKPKDFKAETPSSSAAAAASSSSSSSSSAAPSSGKKPEGPLPPPPPPPPPPGFGTPPGGQPIFDAAFGAPQWGIVDLSGHQHLFGSLKRGGVGVGGVVGPAGGGLPPVPPASALPAAVSAASAVPSPVPPPAPVPPGDPAKDDKGYFRRLKYLMERRFPCGVCQKSFKQSSHLVQHMLVHSGERPYECGVCGRTYNHVSSLIRHRRCHKEAQPPPAGPAPPPPAPPGTGPGPADGGGPQPLPALGGAASEGAGAAPPGPPPPPPPPPHPPAAGSGDGPFTCSLCWKVFKKPSHLHQHQIIHTGEKPFSCSACGKSFNRRESLKRHIKTHSADLLRLPCGICGKAFRDAAYLLKHQAAHAAPGSGPGAPSPASARPDYPCDVCGKSYAAPQSLLRHKAAHAAAAAHAAAGGPVPAPGAPPPGFPPYLLPPPEPGAADEKATAAAAAVVYGAVSVPLLGAHPLLLGGAGAGPGAAGGGGGGGGAGAAAKPFCCGLCGRGFGRRETLKRHERIHTGEKPHQCPVCGKRFRESFHLSKHHVVHTRERPYKCELCGKVFGYPQSLTRHLQVHRLQLPCALAPPPGPPGPGGGGGGGGGGAGPSGLGPGAAEGLGYACSDCGEHFPDLFHVMSHKEAHMAEKPYGCDACGKAFGFIENLMWHKLVHQAAPERLPGPDGGGGGGGGGGGAGGGAAGAAEAAGLENGLAGEVGAAVAALAGAAGEEAPPLLGAGAGERFSCGTCGQSFKHFLGLVTHKYVHLVRRTLGCGLCGQSFAGAYDLLLHRRSHRQKRGFRCPVCGKRFWEAALLMRHQRCHTEQRPYRCGVCGRGFLRSWYLRQHRVVHTGERAFKCGVCAKRFAQSSSLAEHRRLHAVPRPQRCGACGKTFRYRSNLLEHQRLHLGERAYRCEHCGKGFFYLSSVLRHQRAHEPARPDLRCPACLKLFKDPGYFRKHLAAHQGGRPFRCAACGEAFANTYGLKKHRQVHKVERLQAQAQAQAGLGAKDT from the exons ATGGAAGCAaacgcgggcggcggcggcggcggcgggatcgGCGGGGGCGAGGACGGGGTCCATTTTCAGAGTTATCCCTTTGACTTCCTCGAGTTCCTGAACCATCAGCGCTTCGAGCCGATGGAGCTgtacggggccggggggggcggcgcCGCCCACGACCACCCCAAAGCCGTGGCCACGCTGCcctgcccccctccgcccccgggtCCCCCCCAGTACGACTACGTgccgcccccgcctcccccgccccccttcgaccgccccgccccgccgccccacaAGCCGAAGGACTTCAAAGCGGAGACCCCGTCGTcgtcggccgccgccgccgcctcctcctcctcctcgtcctcctcctccgccgccccctcTTCGGGCAAGAAGCCGGAAGGccccctgccgccgccgccgcccccgccgccccctccgggGTTCGGGACCCCCCCCGGCGGGCAGCCGATCTTCGACGCGGCCTTCGGGGCCCCGCAGTGGGGCATCGTCGACCTGTCCGGCCACCAGCACCTCTTCGGGAGCCTGAAGCGCGGCGGGGTGGGCGTGGGCGGGGTGGTGGGGCCGGCCGGGGGCGGCCTGCCTCCGGTCCCGCCCGCCTCGGCCCTGCCCGCGGCCGTCTCCGCCGCCTCCGCCGTCCCGTCCCCGgtcccgccgcccgccccggTGCCCCCGGGGGACCCCGCCAAGGACGACAAGGGCTACTTCCGGCGGCTGAAGTACCTGATGGAGCGGCGCTTCCCCTGCGGCGTCTGCCAGAAGTCCTTCAAGCAGTCGTCGCACCTGGTGCAGCACATGCTGGTGCACAGCGGCGAGCGGCCCTACGAGTGCGGCGTCTGCGGGCGCACCTACAACCACGTGTCCAGCCTCATCCGCCACCGCCGCTGCCACAAGGAGGCCCAGCCCCCGCCCGCCgggcccgccccgccgccccccgccccgcccgggaCGGGGCCCGGGCCCGCAGACGGGGGCGGGCCGCAGCCGCTCCCGGCCCTCGGCGGGGCCGCGTCGGAGGGGGCGGGCGCGGcgccccccgggccgccccctccgcccccgcctccGCCCCACCCGCCCGCCGCCGGGAGCGGGGACGGCCCCTTCACCTGCTCGCTGTGCTGGAAGGTGTTCAAGAAGCCCAGCCACCTGCACCAGCATCAGATCATCCACACCGGGGAGAAGCCCTTCAGCTGCTCCGCCTGCGGCAAGAGCTTCAACCGCCGCGAGAGCCTGAAGCGCCACATCAAGACGCACTCGGCCGACCTCCTGCGCCTGCCCTGCGGCATCTGCGGCAAGGCCTTCCGGGACGCGGCCTACCTCCTGAAGCACCAGGCGGCCCACGCGGCCCCGGGCTCCGGCCCcggggccccctccccggcctcggCCCGCCCGGACTACCCGTGCGACGTCTGCGGCAAGAGCTACGCCGCGCCCCAGAGCCTGCTCAGGCACAAGGCTGCccacgcggcggcggcggcccacgCGGCGGCG GGCGGTCCCGTCCCCGCCCCCGGCGCCCCGCCGCCCGGCTTCCCCCCCTACCTGCTGCCCCCGCCCGAGCCCGGGGCGGCCGACGAGaaggcgacggcggcggcggcggccgtggTGTACGGGGCCGTCTCCGTGCCCCTGCTGGGGGCCCACCCGCTGCTcctcggcggggccggggccgggccgggggccgcgggcggcggcggcggcggcgggggggccggggcc gccgcGAAGCCCTTCTGCTGCGGGCTGTGCGGGCGCGGGTTCGGGCGGCGGGAGACGCTGAAGCGGCACGAGCGCATCCACACGGGGGAGAAGCCGCACCAGTGCCCCGTGTGCGGCAAGCGGTTCCGCGAGTCCTTCCACCTGAGCAAGCACCACGTGGTGCACACCCGCGAGCGGCCCTACAAGTGCGAGCTGTGCGGCAAGGTCTTCGGCTACCCGCAGAGCCTCACGCGCCACCTCCAGGTCCACCGGCTGCAGCTGCCCTGCGCCCTGGCCCCGCCGCCCGGCCCGCCGggccccggcggcggcgggggcggcggcgggggcggcgcggGCCCGAGCGGGCTGGGGCCCGGGGCGGCCGAGGGCCTGGGCTACGCCTGCTCCGACTGCGGCGAGCACTTCCCCGACCTGTTCCAcgtcatgtcccacaaggaggcTCACATGGCCGAGAAGCCGTACGGCTGCGACGCCTGCGGCAAGGCCTTCGGCTTCATCGAGAACCTCATGTGGCACAAGCTGGTACACCAGGCGGCCCCCGAGCGCCTGCCGGGccccgacggcggcggcggcggcggcgggggcggcggcggggcgggcggcggggcagCGGGCGCGGCGGAGGCGGCCGGGCTGGAGAACGGGCTGGCGGGCGAGGTGGGCGCGGCGGTGGCGGCCCTGGCGGGCGCGGCGGGCGAGGAGGCGCCCCCGCtgctgggggccggggccggggagcGCTTCAGCTGCGGCACGTGCGGGCAGAGCTTCAAGCACTTCCTGGGGCTGGTGACGCACAAGTACGTGCACCTGGTGCGGCGGACCCTGGGCTGCGGCCTGTGCGGCCAGAGCTTCGCCGGCGCCTACGACCTGCTCCTGCACCGGCGCAGCCACCGGCAGAAGCGGGGCTTCCGCTGCCCGGTCTGCGGCAAGCGGTTCTGGGAGGCGGCCCTGCTGATGCGCCACCAGCGCTGCCACACGGAGCAGCGGCCTTACCGCTGCGGGGTCTGCGGCCGGGGCTTCCTGCGCTCCTGGTACCTGCGCCAGCACCGCGTGGTGCACACGGGCGAGCGGGCCTTCAAGTGCGGCGTGTGCGCCAAGCGGTTCGCCCAGTCCTCCAGCCTGGCGGAGCACCGGCGGCTCCACGCCGTGCCCCGGCCCCAGCGCTGCGGGGCCTGCGGCAAGACCTTCCGCTACCGCTCCAACCTGCTGGAGCACCAGCGGCTGCACCTGGGCGAGCGCGCCTACCGCTGCGAGCACTGCGGCAAGGGCTTCTTCTACCTCAGCTCCGTGCTGCGCCACCAGCGGGCCCACGAGCCTGCCCGCCCGGACCTGCGCTGCCCGGCCTGCCTCAAGCTCTTCAAGGACCCCGGCTACTTCCGCAAGCACCTGGCGGCCCATCAGGGCGGCCGGCCCTTCCGCTGCGCCGCCTGCGGGGAGGCCTTCGCCAACACCTACGGCCTCAAGAAGCACCGGCAGGTCCACAAGGTGGAGAGGctgcaggcccaggcccaggcccaggcgggcctgggagccaaggacACCTGA